Proteins co-encoded in one Synechococcus elongatus PCC 6301 genomic window:
- a CDS encoding GNAT family N-acetyltransferase — MFKKYFLTQFTPTENRTKSWLESVVLPSGNRVLFLIYTSSNDIIGNFGICDLSEEKAELDNLIRGEKGGHPQLIYFAELSLLRWLFYDLCIPKVCLHVFSNNYKTISLHESVGFRTTASYSLAKEEHLDEIKYTPCEVFDSNFSEFSYLEMTLIASEFKKIHECLR, encoded by the coding sequence ATGTTTAAAAAATACTTTCTAACTCAATTCACACCTACAGAAAACAGAACAAAAAGCTGGCTAGAATCTGTAGTTCTACCAAGCGGCAACAGAGTATTGTTTTTGATATATACATCTAGTAATGACATCATAGGTAATTTCGGAATTTGCGATTTAAGCGAAGAAAAAGCAGAACTGGATAACTTAATTCGCGGAGAGAAAGGAGGCCACCCACAGCTAATTTACTTTGCTGAACTATCTCTCCTAAGATGGCTTTTTTATGACCTTTGTATTCCCAAGGTGTGCTTGCATGTTTTCTCGAATAACTACAAAACAATTTCACTCCATGAGAGTGTAGGTTTTCGCACAACTGCGAGTTATTCCCTAGCTAAAGAAGAGCATTTAGATGAAATCAAGTATACTCCTTGTGAGGTTTTTGATAGTAATTTTAGCGAGTTCTCCTACTTAGAGATGACCCTTATTGCTTCGGAGTTCAAAAAAATCCATGAGTGTTTAAGATAA
- a CDS encoding GldG family protein, translated as MQLWGRRLRHWGPGLGIGLAVAALGFAFIRGVQPGAIALFLLGSAIALSSWLFSLNWQQRSLRSGATAAGTTALILLLLILLNWGAVRWDRRLDLTEAQLNSLAPESQQVVSQLQQPLTLWFFSAQPDPSLQKLVQLYQRQSPQLKFERVDRQQRPDLAQRLGVKDEGDLILEQGDRRQFLVNQAVTPLSEARLTTAIANLQQTSITPLYWLQGHGEPAPEALAAAKQALSDRGYTVRPLNLASQLATGQTEIPEDAALVAIVAPERPLLATEVASLQRYIDRGGRLAVFAPPGPDNGLAPLLQPWGLTLDPRSVIDSSSGAIAGFGPEAPLVDRYGNHPITQAFGNGVSFFPKAGAILIAEKPEIQVDPLLISNDRSWAEADLSDTVGFDPARDLRGPLALAAAASRKTGNQEARIVVFGSSQFLQDRLFNQQLNGDVFLNSVGWLSDRQAETLSIRPRQSRDRRLLLTGWRATLVTWLSLILVPLAGWGAAGWLTWQRRRAL; from the coding sequence ATGCAACTTTGGGGTCGCCGCCTACGGCACTGGGGGCCGGGACTGGGGATTGGGCTAGCTGTGGCGGCTCTTGGCTTTGCTTTCATCCGCGGCGTGCAGCCCGGCGCGATCGCCCTTTTTCTGCTTGGCAGCGCGATCGCCCTGTCTAGCTGGCTTTTCAGCCTGAATTGGCAGCAACGCAGTCTGCGATCGGGGGCAACCGCAGCGGGCACCACGGCCTTGATCCTACTGCTGCTCATCCTGCTCAATTGGGGGGCCGTACGTTGGGATCGCCGCCTTGATTTGACTGAAGCGCAGCTCAACAGCTTGGCGCCAGAATCCCAGCAAGTTGTCTCGCAACTGCAGCAACCACTGACGCTCTGGTTCTTCTCAGCACAACCCGATCCGAGTCTTCAAAAGCTGGTCCAGCTCTACCAGCGCCAAAGTCCACAACTGAAATTTGAACGGGTCGATCGCCAGCAACGACCCGATTTGGCTCAGCGGTTGGGGGTCAAAGATGAAGGTGACTTGATTCTGGAGCAGGGCGATCGCCGTCAGTTTCTGGTCAATCAAGCAGTTACGCCTCTGAGTGAAGCTCGTCTAACGACCGCGATCGCGAACCTCCAGCAAACCTCAATCACACCGCTCTACTGGTTGCAAGGCCACGGAGAACCCGCGCCGGAAGCCTTAGCTGCTGCCAAGCAAGCTTTGAGCGATCGCGGCTACACCGTGCGCCCGCTCAACCTCGCCAGTCAGCTCGCTACAGGACAGACTGAGATTCCTGAGGATGCAGCGTTGGTGGCAATCGTCGCACCAGAGCGGCCCTTACTCGCGACCGAAGTCGCTAGTCTGCAACGCTACATCGATCGCGGCGGGCGGTTAGCTGTGTTTGCACCGCCTGGCCCCGATAACGGTCTAGCACCGCTACTCCAACCCTGGGGACTGACGCTCGATCCGCGATCGGTAATCGACAGCAGTTCAGGTGCGATCGCCGGATTTGGTCCCGAAGCACCCTTGGTCGATCGCTATGGCAACCATCCAATCACCCAAGCTTTTGGCAATGGCGTTTCTTTCTTCCCCAAAGCAGGCGCGATTTTGATTGCAGAAAAACCCGAGATCCAAGTCGATCCGCTGCTGATTAGCAACGATCGCAGTTGGGCAGAGGCGGATTTGAGCGACACCGTCGGCTTTGATCCGGCCCGTGATCTCCGGGGACCGCTTGCCCTTGCTGCGGCTGCTAGTCGCAAGACAGGCAATCAAGAGGCGCGGATTGTGGTTTTTGGCAGCAGTCAATTCTTGCAAGATCGCCTATTCAATCAGCAGCTCAATGGCGATGTCTTCCTGAATAGCGTCGGCTGGTTGAGCGATCGTCAAGCCGAAACCTTGAGCATTCGTCCGCGCCAAAGTCGCGATCGCCGTCTGCTGCTGACGGGCTGGCGGGCCACGCTGGTGACTTGGCTTTCCTTAATCCTCGTGCCTCTCGCTGGTTGGGGGGCTGCGGGTTGGCTCACTTGGCAGCGGCGACGCGCTCTATGA
- the rfbG gene encoding CDP-glucose 4,6-dehydratase encodes MNSSFWRDRQVLITGHTGFKGSWLTLWLLMQGADVWGYALPPESERSLFTALDLANQRQAGWGYFQYRLGEMNDAEALRQWVEQAQPEVVFHLAAQPLVRRSYADPLGTWQTNVLGSLQLLEALKSLQHPCAMVMVTTDKVYENREWVYGYRETDCLGGHDPYSASKAAMELAVASWRSSFCGDAAHQTPYLAIATARAGNVIGGGDWAVDRIVPDAVRSLSAGAAIAVRNSHSTRPWQHVLEPLGGYLLLAQRLLGHQQSAEKTVNPFARAFNFGPAIESNRSVKELITTVLQHWPGQWFDQSDPTAPHEAGLLHLVSDQARQLLGWQPRWDFETTVSRTIHWYRPVMMTGGSALEACLEDLATYGQ; translated from the coding sequence ATGAACTCTAGCTTTTGGCGCGATCGCCAAGTGCTGATCACAGGGCATACGGGCTTTAAGGGAAGCTGGCTAACGCTTTGGTTATTGATGCAAGGGGCTGATGTTTGGGGGTATGCCCTACCTCCAGAATCCGAGCGATCGCTGTTTACAGCCTTGGACTTGGCGAACCAGCGGCAAGCGGGTTGGGGTTACTTTCAGTATCGGCTCGGAGAGATGAATGATGCTGAAGCTCTGAGGCAGTGGGTAGAACAAGCACAACCTGAGGTGGTGTTTCACCTAGCGGCTCAACCTTTAGTCCGTCGAAGCTATGCCGATCCCTTGGGAACTTGGCAAACGAATGTTCTCGGTAGCCTGCAACTGCTCGAAGCCCTAAAAAGTTTGCAGCACCCTTGCGCCATGGTGATGGTGACAACAGATAAGGTTTACGAAAATCGTGAGTGGGTCTACGGCTATCGGGAGACTGATTGCTTAGGAGGGCATGATCCCTACAGTGCCAGCAAAGCAGCGATGGAGTTAGCCGTGGCTAGTTGGCGATCGAGCTTTTGTGGGGATGCGGCTCATCAAACGCCGTATTTAGCGATCGCGACGGCGCGGGCAGGCAATGTGATTGGCGGGGGAGACTGGGCAGTCGATCGCATCGTGCCAGATGCGGTTCGGTCTCTATCAGCCGGTGCTGCTATTGCTGTTCGTAATTCCCACTCAACTCGACCTTGGCAGCATGTTTTGGAACCGCTAGGAGGATATCTACTGTTGGCGCAGCGACTGCTTGGACATCAGCAGTCTGCGGAGAAAACGGTGAATCCGTTTGCGCGAGCTTTTAACTTTGGCCCAGCAATAGAGTCCAATCGTTCTGTGAAAGAGCTGATTACGACAGTGCTTCAGCATTGGCCGGGACAGTGGTTCGACCAATCCGATCCAACAGCTCCGCACGAGGCTGGGCTATTGCATCTCGTCAGTGACCAAGCACGTCAGCTCCTGGGCTGGCAGCCTCGCTGGGATTTTGAAACAACCGTCAGCAGAACGATCCATTGGTATCGACCGGTCATGATGACAGGAGGCTCAGCATTGGAGGCTTGTCTTGAGGACCTTGCTACTTACGGGCAGTGA
- a CDS encoding DUF2887 domain-containing protein, whose product MKTDKLFYAIFATLPDLVTELVDGIPPAARYRFAALIVKLVGQAPPPQHSSPLTG is encoded by the coding sequence ATGAAAACCGACAAGCTGTTCTACGCGATCTTTGCGACTTTGCCGGATTTGGTAACGGAGCTAGTGGATGGCATTCCCCCTGCAGCTCGCTATCGCTTCGCTGCCCTGATAGTTAAGCTCGTCGGTCAAGCACCCCCTCCTCAACACAGCTCACCATTGACTGGGTGA
- the rfbC gene encoding dTDP-4-dehydrorhamnose 3,5-epimerase yields MPTELRATAIAGVLELISQPFQDHRGAFLNAFREQEPAFAEAWGDRRIAQVNLSRTDRVGAIRGLHLQAAPHSEAKLVRCLRGRVWDVAVDLRQDSATYGQWQAVELSPEQANALLIPEGCAHGFQVLEANSELLYLHSGTWVPEAETGIRWDDPQLAIAWPLPMSELSDRDRALPFLSGL; encoded by the coding sequence ATGCCAACTGAGTTACGAGCAACGGCGATCGCAGGCGTGCTGGAACTCATTAGTCAGCCTTTTCAGGATCATCGAGGTGCTTTTCTCAATGCTTTTCGGGAACAAGAGCCTGCGTTTGCAGAAGCTTGGGGAGACCGCAGGATTGCCCAAGTGAATCTGAGCCGAACTGACAGAGTTGGAGCGATTCGGGGGCTACATTTGCAAGCAGCACCTCACAGTGAAGCAAAGCTCGTTCGTTGTCTACGAGGACGGGTGTGGGATGTTGCAGTTGATCTGCGGCAGGATTCTGCAACCTATGGCCAATGGCAAGCAGTAGAACTATCTCCTGAGCAAGCTAATGCACTACTGATTCCTGAAGGCTGTGCTCATGGTTTCCAGGTGCTCGAAGCCAATAGCGAATTACTCTATCTGCATTCTGGGACTTGGGTACCAGAAGCCGAGACGGGCATTCGTTGGGACGATCCTCAACTGGCGATCGCTTGGCCGCTGCCGATGTCTGAACTAAGCGATCGCGATCGCGCTTTACCGTTTCTCTCGGGATTATGA
- a CDS encoding cephalosporin hydroxylase family protein, producing MKTPQELAFQAEKATLVAQQGENQKARELALEFLNETGNTKYAYHFSWINRPIVQLPQDIVAFQEIVSSVQPDIIIETGVAHGGSLALSASLLCLLDVMEGLNPRQSSRKVIGVDIEIRPHNRKALDEHPLRFKMELIEGSSIDPKIIQQVKSHVQSSERVLVSLDSNHTHEHVMAELNAYASLVTAGSYCIVFDTVIEDLPAGSFPDRAWDVGNNPKTAVHEWLKSHPEFAIDKDIDNKLLISVAPDGYLKRIF from the coding sequence ATGAAAACTCCTCAAGAACTTGCATTTCAAGCTGAGAAGGCAACCTTAGTGGCACAGCAGGGCGAGAACCAAAAAGCTCGTGAGCTCGCCTTAGAATTTCTAAATGAAACTGGAAATACAAAATATGCCTACCACTTTTCTTGGATAAACAGGCCAATAGTACAGCTACCTCAAGACATTGTCGCTTTTCAAGAAATTGTTTCCTCTGTTCAGCCAGACATTATCATCGAAACAGGGGTTGCCCATGGTGGCTCCCTCGCTTTGTCGGCTTCACTGCTATGCCTGCTAGATGTTATGGAAGGCTTAAACCCGCGTCAGTCTAGCCGTAAAGTCATTGGTGTTGATATTGAGATTCGTCCCCACAATCGCAAGGCATTAGATGAGCATCCCTTACGATTCAAGATGGAGCTCATTGAAGGATCGTCGATCGATCCCAAAATTATTCAACAAGTAAAGAGTCATGTACAAAGCTCAGAACGGGTCTTAGTATCGCTCGACTCAAACCATACTCATGAGCATGTGATGGCTGAGCTAAATGCCTACGCTAGTTTAGTCACTGCAGGTAGCTATTGTATCGTTTTTGATACTGTAATTGAAGATTTACCAGCAGGCTCTTTTCCCGACCGGGCTTGGGATGTAGGCAATAATCCTAAAACTGCTGTGCACGAATGGCTGAAGAGTCATCCTGAATTTGCGATCGATAAAGATATTGATAACAAACTACTGATCAGTGTTGCTCCAGATGGATATCTAAAACGGATTTTTTGA
- the rfbF gene encoding glucose-1-phosphate cytidylyltransferase, translated as MKAVILAGGLGTRLSEETHLRPKPMVEVGGKPILWHILKIYSHFGIQEFIICCGYKGYLIKDYFANYFLYTSDVTFHMDIDNHMEVHHRKSEPWKVTLVDTGEMSQTGGRLGRVRHYLNDETFCFTYGDGVADVNIHALVQHHQKAECQATLTAVQPPGRYGALSLEGDTVLQFQEKPEGDNAWINGGFFVLEPNVLDLIADDSCSWEGEILPQLAAAGQLSAYRHRGFWQPMDTLRDRTRLEELWANNQAPWKLWE; from the coding sequence ATGAAAGCTGTAATTTTGGCAGGTGGTCTTGGTACAAGACTAAGTGAAGAGACTCACCTAAGACCTAAGCCAATGGTAGAAGTTGGTGGCAAACCAATTCTTTGGCATATCCTTAAAATCTATAGTCATTTTGGCATTCAGGAATTTATTATTTGCTGTGGTTATAAGGGCTATTTAATTAAAGATTATTTTGCCAACTATTTTTTGTATACCAGTGATGTAACATTTCATATGGATATTGATAACCATATGGAAGTTCATCACCGAAAAAGCGAGCCGTGGAAAGTTACGCTTGTAGATACTGGCGAGATGAGTCAGACAGGAGGGCGGTTAGGCCGAGTTCGCCATTATCTAAATGACGAAACCTTCTGTTTTACCTATGGAGATGGTGTTGCAGATGTCAATATTCATGCACTTGTTCAACACCATCAAAAGGCAGAATGTCAGGCAACACTAACTGCTGTCCAGCCTCCTGGCCGTTACGGTGCCCTGAGTCTGGAAGGTGATACGGTATTGCAGTTCCAAGAGAAACCTGAGGGTGATAACGCTTGGATTAATGGTGGCTTCTTCGTACTTGAACCCAATGTTTTGGACTTGATTGCAGACGATAGCTGTAGCTGGGAGGGAGAAATTTTGCCTCAACTTGCTGCTGCTGGTCAGCTCTCTGCTTATCGGCACCGAGGTTTTTGGCAGCCAATGGATACCTTGAGAGACCGGACTCGTTTAGAGGAGCTATGGGCTAATAATCAGGCCCCCTGGAAGCTTTGGGAATGA
- the infC gene encoding translation initiation factor IF-3: MALPPQPNSARNLRNLPQINERIRFPKIRVVDTDGAQLGILTPAEALRIAEEKELDLVLVSDKADPPVCRIMDYGKYKFEQEKRAREARKKQHNVEVKEVKMRYKIDEHDYQVRVNQAQRFLKAGDKVKATITFRGREIQHTDLAQQLLMRLASDLKELGEVQQAPKKEGRNMMMMLGPKKAGS, encoded by the coding sequence ATGGCTCTACCTCCCCAACCGAACAGCGCTCGCAACCTTCGCAATCTCCCCCAGATCAACGAACGCATTCGCTTCCCGAAAATTCGTGTCGTCGATACTGATGGGGCCCAACTCGGAATTTTGACCCCTGCAGAAGCGCTACGGATTGCCGAGGAGAAAGAACTCGATTTAGTACTGGTCAGTGATAAGGCCGACCCACCGGTTTGCCGGATTATGGATTACGGCAAGTATAAATTTGAGCAAGAAAAACGCGCTCGAGAAGCGCGCAAGAAGCAGCATAACGTCGAAGTTAAAGAAGTGAAGATGCGCTACAAGATCGACGAGCACGACTATCAAGTGCGCGTCAATCAGGCTCAGCGCTTCCTCAAAGCCGGCGACAAAGTCAAAGCCACGATTACTTTCCGGGGGCGTGAAATTCAGCACACGGACTTGGCTCAGCAGTTGTTGATGCGCCTTGCCAGCGATCTCAAGGAGCTGGGCGAAGTCCAGCAAGCACCGAAGAAAGAAGGCCGCAACATGATGATGATGCTCGGGCCGAAGAAAGCGGGTAGCTAG
- a CDS encoding class I SAM-dependent methyltransferase gives MIDLGHQPPSNAYLTAEQLLLPELTYPLKVYVCTDCWLVQLPAHAAAEELFTADYAYFSSTSESWCAHAQRFVEQAVEQLELGPKSLVVEIASNDGYLLQYVQQRGIPCLGIEPTQATANAARNRGIETIERFFGTALAEELTAEGAPVSGGADLVVANNVLAHVPDINDFMAGIAKLLKPQGRASLEFPHLLRLLEGNQFDTIYHEHYSYLSLKVVQQIANLVGLVIADVEQLATHGGSLRVWLVHQGTTEPSRSVEELLAIEAISQLEQIETYTDFQKRAEAAKDDLLGFLLQEKQNGKFVLGYGAAAKGNTLLNYAGVKVDLLPAVADRAMSKQGKFLPGSHIPVISPEELIKQQVDWLLVLPWNLVHEIRKQLPEYPLVTAIPELKTWSSQ, from the coding sequence GTGATCGATCTGGGGCACCAACCACCCAGCAATGCTTACCTAACGGCAGAGCAGTTGTTGTTGCCCGAGCTGACCTATCCGCTCAAGGTCTATGTTTGTACGGACTGTTGGCTTGTACAGTTACCGGCGCATGCGGCGGCTGAGGAACTCTTTACAGCTGACTATGCCTATTTTTCGAGTACGTCTGAGAGCTGGTGTGCCCATGCTCAGCGGTTTGTGGAGCAAGCAGTTGAGCAACTAGAGCTAGGACCCAAGAGTTTGGTAGTGGAGATAGCCAGTAATGATGGCTACCTACTGCAGTATGTGCAGCAGCGGGGGATTCCTTGCTTGGGTATTGAACCAACGCAAGCAACTGCCAATGCTGCTCGCAATCGGGGGATTGAAACGATTGAGCGCTTCTTTGGAACAGCACTGGCCGAGGAACTCACTGCCGAAGGCGCTCCGGTGAGTGGCGGGGCCGATTTGGTAGTAGCTAACAACGTCTTGGCGCATGTGCCCGACATTAATGACTTTATGGCGGGGATTGCAAAGCTGCTAAAACCTCAAGGCCGGGCTTCGCTGGAGTTTCCACACTTGCTGAGGCTGTTGGAAGGTAATCAGTTTGACACGATCTATCACGAGCATTACAGCTACCTAAGCCTAAAGGTTGTGCAGCAGATTGCTAATCTTGTAGGCCTAGTGATTGCAGATGTAGAGCAGCTAGCAACACATGGAGGGAGTTTACGAGTTTGGTTGGTCCATCAAGGAACCACAGAACCCAGCAGATCTGTTGAGGAATTACTGGCAATTGAGGCAATAAGCCAGCTCGAGCAGATTGAGACCTATACTGATTTTCAGAAGCGGGCAGAGGCTGCAAAAGACGATTTGTTAGGTTTTTTACTACAGGAAAAGCAAAATGGAAAATTTGTTTTAGGCTATGGCGCTGCAGCTAAAGGAAATACCTTGCTGAACTATGCAGGAGTCAAAGTAGATTTACTACCTGCTGTAGCGGATCGAGCGATGAGTAAGCAAGGAAAATTTCTACCAGGTAGCCATATTCCCGTCATCAGTCCAGAGGAACTTATCAAACAACAGGTTGATTGGCTGTTGGTATTGCCATGGAATCTTGTTCATGAAATTAGAAAACAGTTACCTGAATATCCATTGGTCACGGCAATTCCTGAATTAAAGACTTGGAGTTCTCAATAA
- a CDS encoding DegT/DnrJ/EryC1/StrS family aminotransferase, with the protein MAKQSYRKIPYTKPSITELEIQYATDAARNGWGEHCYDYIIRFEEAFKQHLGVQYAIATSSCTGALHMGMHALGIGPGDEVILADTNWIATAAPIIHLGAIPVFVDILPDSWCLDPEQVQAAITPKTKAIIAVHLYGNLCEMDALLAIGERYSIPVIEDAAEAIGSVYHGKRAGSMGRFGAFSSHGTKTITTGEGGMFVTNDPELYEHVLTLSNHGRARGQTKQFWPDMVGFKYKMSNIQAAIGYAQMQRIEILIHMKRKIFSMYQNYLKDLPVQMNHEPRGCTNGYWMPTFVVNEKVSFNRNKLISKLKSNGVDARVFFWPLSSTSTGGRKALDKPYLSESIHLHALNLPSHYQLSNEESMFICTLIKNTSFSG; encoded by the coding sequence ATGGCTAAGCAATCCTATCGGAAAATTCCTTACACCAAGCCTTCAATTACTGAGCTGGAGATTCAATATGCAACTGATGCAGCCCGAAACGGCTGGGGTGAACATTGCTATGACTACATCATCCGCTTTGAAGAAGCATTTAAACAACACCTAGGTGTGCAATATGCCATTGCAACCAGTAGCTGTACTGGTGCTTTGCACATGGGTATGCATGCTTTAGGGATTGGTCCTGGTGATGAGGTGATACTGGCCGATACGAATTGGATAGCTACTGCAGCTCCAATTATTCATCTCGGGGCTATACCAGTCTTTGTGGATATTTTGCCGGATAGTTGGTGTTTAGATCCTGAGCAAGTTCAAGCTGCTATTACACCTAAGACAAAGGCAATCATAGCAGTGCATTTATATGGAAATCTTTGTGAGATGGATGCTTTGCTGGCAATCGGAGAGCGATACAGCATTCCTGTTATTGAAGATGCAGCCGAGGCAATTGGGTCGGTCTATCACGGTAAGCGGGCAGGTAGCATGGGTCGCTTCGGAGCATTCTCATCTCATGGTACCAAGACCATTACAACTGGTGAAGGCGGGATGTTTGTCACCAATGATCCGGAACTATATGAACATGTTCTAACGCTTTCTAATCATGGAAGAGCTCGCGGGCAGACTAAGCAATTTTGGCCTGACATGGTCGGCTTTAAGTACAAAATGAGTAATATCCAAGCTGCAATTGGCTATGCTCAAATGCAACGCATCGAGATTCTTATACATATGAAACGTAAAATCTTTTCGATGTATCAGAACTATCTTAAGGATCTCCCAGTTCAAATGAATCATGAGCCTAGAGGCTGTACGAATGGGTACTGGATGCCAACATTTGTGGTTAACGAAAAAGTTTCTTTTAATCGCAATAAGTTGATTAGCAAGCTGAAATCAAATGGGGTGGATGCTAGGGTGTTTTTCTGGCCTCTTAGCTCAACATCAACCGGAGGCCGTAAAGCCTTAGATAAGCCTTACCTTTCAGAAAGCATTCATCTACATGCACTAAATCTTCCTTCTCACTACCAACTTAGCAATGAAGAAAGTATGTTTATTTGCACTCTTATAAAGAATACATCCTTTTCTGGGTAA
- a CDS encoding ABC transporter ATP-binding protein, producing MIEVEQLTQQYGARAAIQDLTFRVEAGEILGFLGPNGAGKTTTLRILAAAQPASRGTARIAGWDVHRQAQAVRQRIGYLPEIPPLYPEMTVQAYLSFVARLKGVVAGDRPQRLAETLQRCGLNDRAQTPIRKLSKGYRQRVGLAQAIVHDPPVILLDEPTVGLDPRQLQEVRSLIRSLAGEKTVIFSSHILSEVSQVSDRVVILNQGRLVTTTATRELLQQGGWHYRLEVSGDRNPLAVLQSLDGVQSVQMQAQTGDRWIISLTSQADQEIGAAIAATIQQQGGQLWELRRDRPSLEEIFLRLTAPVPLNPSEEPAE from the coding sequence ATGATTGAAGTCGAACAACTGACTCAGCAGTATGGTGCCCGCGCTGCCATCCAAGACCTTACTTTTCGGGTTGAAGCGGGCGAAATCTTGGGTTTTTTAGGCCCGAATGGCGCAGGTAAGACGACTACGCTACGCATTTTGGCGGCAGCACAACCCGCCAGCCGAGGCACAGCCCGCATTGCCGGCTGGGACGTGCATCGACAAGCGCAGGCAGTACGGCAACGGATCGGCTACCTGCCGGAAATTCCGCCGCTCTACCCTGAGATGACAGTGCAGGCTTACCTTAGCTTTGTGGCGCGACTCAAGGGTGTGGTAGCCGGCGATCGCCCGCAACGGTTAGCCGAGACCCTGCAGCGCTGTGGTCTCAACGATCGCGCTCAAACGCCGATTCGCAAGCTCTCCAAGGGCTATCGGCAACGGGTGGGCTTGGCTCAGGCGATCGTCCATGATCCGCCGGTGATTTTGCTAGATGAACCAACTGTTGGCCTCGACCCCCGCCAGTTGCAAGAGGTGCGATCGCTGATTCGCAGTTTGGCGGGCGAGAAGACCGTGATTTTCTCGAGCCATATCCTGTCTGAAGTCAGTCAAGTGAGCGATCGCGTCGTCATCCTCAACCAAGGGCGCCTAGTGACAACCACGGCAACACGGGAGCTGCTACAGCAAGGCGGCTGGCACTATCGCCTTGAAGTCAGTGGCGATCGCAATCCCTTGGCAGTTTTACAAAGTCTGGATGGGGTGCAGTCAGTCCAGATGCAAGCCCAAACTGGCGATCGCTGGATTATTAGCCTCACCAGTCAGGCCGACCAAGAGATTGGCGCAGCGATCGCAGCCACCATCCAGCAGCAGGGTGGGCAACTCTGGGAACTGCGGCGCGATCGCCCCAGTCTGGAAGAGATTTTCCTGCGGCTGACTGCCCCAGTCCCGCTGAACCCGTCCGAGGAACCGGCAGAATAA
- a CDS encoding protein-tyrosine phosphatase family protein yields MIPGRLAIGPLPHEQQRSQFEQENIQAVLSLCAPQEGPIPEWIQIRQWQRCILPDSYCNKLISVEQITTAVEQLHQLILTSPPVYIHCIASIERSPLITLAYLCRHRGLEFWEALSYLQQVHRATRPTDTQIRVLQQYLRRGSDQA; encoded by the coding sequence GTGATTCCGGGACGACTGGCAATCGGCCCATTGCCCCACGAGCAGCAGCGATCGCAGTTTGAGCAGGAGAATATCCAGGCGGTTCTTTCCCTTTGCGCTCCCCAAGAAGGTCCTATCCCAGAATGGATTCAGATTCGGCAATGGCAGCGCTGCATCTTACCCGACAGTTATTGCAACAAGCTGATCAGTGTTGAGCAAATAACTACTGCCGTTGAGCAGCTCCATCAGTTAATCCTCACGAGCCCACCGGTCTACATTCACTGCATTGCCTCAATTGAGCGATCGCCTTTGATCACGCTGGCCTATCTCTGTCGCCATCGAGGATTGGAATTTTGGGAAGCCCTGAGTTATTTACAGCAAGTTCATCGAGCGACTCGGCCGACTGATACTCAGATAAGAGTGCTCCAGCAGTATCTTCGCCGTGGATCGGATCAGGCTTAG
- a CDS encoding ABC transporter permease: protein MQRLHLLRDRAGVVLYERELRSYFGSPFFYGIAGAFWLLAGFFFNVQLQSLLSQLAAFDQQGGATITQPIDAPYLLIQNFMGVLGFLLLLLLPMLSMGLYTEERKRTTLELLLTAPVRNWTVAIAKLLAVLTAVVGLLLPIALYEAIALGSSSPALSPWIFLSGYVGLLLLAAAVLSLGMFLSSLTDSTVLAAILSFLLVLALWALDSLGGSVSGAIGDISRHLSLLQQYSQWVEGQVSSASVILFASAIGLGLFLTAQSVELLRVRRG from the coding sequence ATGCAACGCCTTCATCTGCTGCGCGATCGCGCCGGCGTCGTTCTCTACGAACGAGAGCTACGCAGTTATTTTGGATCGCCGTTTTTTTATGGCATTGCCGGCGCTTTTTGGCTGCTGGCAGGTTTTTTCTTCAACGTGCAACTGCAGAGCCTGCTCAGTCAGCTCGCTGCTTTTGACCAACAGGGCGGTGCCACTATCACCCAGCCGATCGATGCCCCTTATCTGCTGATTCAGAACTTCATGGGAGTGCTGGGCTTTCTGCTGCTGTTGCTGCTGCCGATGCTGTCGATGGGGCTCTACACCGAGGAACGCAAACGCACCACCTTGGAATTGCTACTGACGGCTCCCGTGCGGAATTGGACGGTGGCGATCGCCAAGCTCCTAGCAGTGTTGACGGCCGTTGTGGGCCTCCTGCTACCAATCGCCCTCTACGAAGCGATCGCCCTTGGATCCTCTAGCCCGGCGCTTTCGCCTTGGATCTTCCTCTCGGGCTATGTCGGCTTACTACTCCTCGCGGCGGCTGTTCTGTCCTTAGGCATGTTCCTGTCCTCGTTGACCGACAGCACGGTTTTGGCTGCCATTTTGAGCTTCCTGCTGGTGCTGGCGCTCTGGGCCCTGGATAGCTTGGGCGGCAGCGTGAGTGGCGCGATCGGGGATATCAGTCGTCATCTGTCACTGTTGCAGCAATACAGCCAGTGGGTGGAAGGGCAGGTGAGTAGCGCCAGCGTCATTCTCTTTGCCAGCGCGATCGGCTTGGGCTTGTTCCTAACAGCTCAATCCGTGGAACTGTTGCGCGTGCGGCGAGGTTAA